In Rhinatrema bivittatum chromosome 11, aRhiBiv1.1, whole genome shotgun sequence, a single window of DNA contains:
- the MALT1 gene encoding mucosa-associated lymphoid tissue lymphoma translocation protein 1, whose protein sequence is MSEALQLHLLNVNDLRAPLLKRVGELLDQTNHKGWRKLAEIVGVGPGSRFNLSDLDLQQCSLKVMEAEGSPSRTLLKFLGDRGCTAKDLLDFLQLMGHTEAIHCLKPPGLKIVIQPESVAAISGQLVKLCCLATGHPAVQYQWFKVKQEVPHGNSPELVFNPLHVSDAGFYICRVNDGVAFEFSHWAQLDVCEVDATYSGSLAGMPENKLHIYTHPQPQQLMLGDILVLECGAVGKPLPRYQWFRNGFPLKNGAKKLYEISFVTQEHQGIYWCRVFNNHDYQVSKEVNVVVGCSTNMGMALEFTEEELSGFTEVEPAHDRLFATDKVALLIGNMTYRNHSQLKAPMVDVYELTNLLRQLDFKVVSLLDLTEPEMRNAVDEFLLLLDKGVYGLLYYAGHGYENYGNSFMVPIDAPNPYRSANCLCIQSILKLMQEKETGLNVFLLDMCRKRNEYDDTVLIPEALRVTANIVFGYATCQGAEAFEIQQSGLANGIFMKFLKERLLEDKKITVLLDGVAEDMGRCHLTKGKQALEIRSSLSEKRALTDPVQQGACSAESLARNLQWAKAHELPESTCLDFDCGVQLKLGFAAEFSNVLIIYTRIVQKPAEIILCEAYVTDFPLDLDVDPKDTNKGTPEETGSYLVSKELPKHCLYTRLSSLQKLKERLTFTVCLHYQYQGMEDTVEERKDVDVGKPLVAKLDIYHGLRRNSCLQTCPMPHSPSHSLCPSQVPSGGVTEQYLSSPSHQYSSPHLGLSHPTCLSSGRDIQSAHCEFGLYSDVLTSGQRVQSNLAFASKSNIPVEMTDDTSELLSTLTDGLTISNQQ, encoded by the coding sequence ATGTCGGAGGCTCTGCAGTTGCACTTGTTGAACGTGAATGACTTGAGGGCGCCCCTTCTGAAGAGAGTGGGCGAGCTCCTCGACCAGACCAACCACAAGGGATGGAGAAAGCTGGCCGAGATAGTCGGCGTCGGCCCCGGCAGCCGCTTCAACCTGAGCGATCTGGACCTGCAGCAGTGCTCCCTGAAGGTAATGGAGGCGGAAGGGAGCCCGAGTCGCACCTTGCTGAAGTTCCTGGGCGACCGAGGCTGCACTGCCAAGGATCTCCTCGACTTCCTGCAGCTCATGGGCCACACCGAAGCCATCCACTGCCTTAAGCCTCCAGGGTTAAAGATCGTTATACAGCCCGAATCCGTGGCAGCCATCTCCGGCCAGCTGGTCAAGCTGTGCTGTCTAGCAACTGGGCATCCTGCTGTCCAGTATCAGTGGTTCAAAGTGAAACAAGAGGTGCCTCATGGGAATTCTCCTGAACTGGTTTTCAATCCATTGCATGTCAGTGACGCTGGGTTTTACATCTGTCGGGTGAACGATGGGGTTGCCTTTGAATTCAGTCACTGGGCACAGCTGGATGTTTGCGAGGTGGATGCAACCTATTCCGGCAGTCTAGCTGGTATGCCCGAGAACAAACTGCACATTTACACACACCCCCAGCCCCAACAGCTGATGCTAGGGGACATACTGGTTCTCGAGTGTGGAGCTGTCGGCAAACCCCTTCCTCGTTACCAGTGGTTCAGAAATGGCTTTCCATTGAAGAATGGGGCCAAGAAGCTATACGAGATTTCTTTTGTGACACAGGAACATCAAGGGATATACTGGTGCCGGGTTTTTAATAACCACGACTATCAGGTCAGCAAGGAGGTGAATGTGGTCGTAGGGTGCAGCACAAACATGGGCATGGCCCTGGAGTTCACCGAAGAAGAGCTGAGCGGCTTCACCGAAGTTGAACCAGCCCACGATCGCCTTTTTGCCACAGACAAGGTAGCTCTGTTGATAGGGAACATGACCTATCGGAACCACTCACAGCTCAAGGCTCCAATGGTGGACGTTTACGAACTGACTAATTTGCTGAGACAATTGGACTTTAAGGTGGTCTCGCTGCTCGACCTCACCGAACCAGAGATGCGCAATGCAGTGGATGAGTTTCTACTTCTGTTAGACAAAGGAGTGTACGGCTTGCTGTACTATGCTGGGCATGGCTATGAAAACTATGGGAACAGTTTTATGGTCCCCATCGATGCCCCAAACCCATACAGGTCTGCAAACTGTCTCTGTATACAGAGCATCCTGAAACTTATGCAAGAAAAAGAAACTGGACTTAATGTTTTTCTCCTGGACATGTGCAGAAAGAGGAATGAATATGACGACACTGTTCTTATCCCAGAAGCCCTGAGGGTCACCGCTAACATTGTTTTTGGATATGCCACGTGCCAGGGGGCAGAAGCTTTTGAAATTCAGCAGTCGGGCCTAGCCAACGGCATCTTCATGAAATTCCTGAAGGAGCGTTTGCTAGAGGATAAGAAGATCACAGTGCTGCTCGATGGCGTGGCCGAAGACATGGGTCGCTGCCACCTCACCAAGGGAAAGCAGGCGCTCGAGATCCGCAGCAGCTTGTCCGAGAAGAGAGCGCTGACCGACCCCGTCCAACAAGGAGCCTGCTCAGCCGAGTCCCTGGCCCGCAACCTGCAGTGGGCCAAAGCCCATGAGCTTCCAGAGAGCACGTGCCTTGACTTTGACTGTGGCGTTCAGCTTAAGCTGGGGTTTGCCGCAGAATTCTCCAACGTCCTGATTATCTACACCAGGATTGTGCAGAAGCCAGCAGAAATAATACTCTGCGAGGCGTACGTGACAGACTTCCCTCTGGATCTGGACGTGGATCCCAAAGACACCAATAAGGGAACTCCTGAAGAAACGGGCAGCTATTTGGTGTCCAAGGAGCTGCCCAAGCACTGCCTGTACACGCGGCTGAGTTCCCTGCAGAAGCTCAAGGAACGCTTAACCTTCACCGTGTGCCTGCACTATCAGTATCAAGGAATGGAAGACACggtggaggagaggaaggatGTGGATGTTGGAAAGCCTCTTGTTGCCAAGCTGGACATCTATCATGGCTTGAGAAGAAACAGCTGTCTACAGACTTGCCCAATGCCCCACAGCCCCTCTCATAGTCTCTGTCCCAGCCAGGTGCCCAGTGGAGGGGTAACTGAACAATACCTTTCCTCTCCTAGCCATCAGTATTCAAGTCCACACCTTGGCCTCTCTCATCCAACTTGCCTTTCTTCAGGTCGTGACATCCAGTCAGCACACTGTGAGTTTGGTTTGTATTCAGATGTTTTAACTTCAGGCCAGAGAGTGCAGTCGAATTTGGCCTTTGCAAGTAAGTCAAATATCCCTGTAGAAATGACAGATGACACCAGTGAACTGCTGTCCACTTTGACAGATGGCCTCACCATTTCTAACCAGCAGTAA
- the LOC115100677 gene encoding SERTA domain-containing protein 2-like, translating to MYPTLNNFVRIMQVVSFLFCFFLIQDSYESHMLIILQIVMLLRGVKRKLHAGEDALASPELDGYAHLRQSLLDLSLDKFHQGCLLAEPSLRRHVLITNTLRVIQEDIQRASSPSSSPLELLPVAPSLPAASPAQAATPALGNHPAPTPAELDNMLFPSEEDFSLSASISTILKELEVALDGGSSPSTPADSSCQAENQDVEAKQELTLEMHVPVEEELSLEAGFSQHAIGDPSHAVESKDLEIINQLLLDANVSPGATENEEPQQGAAIAQQVPEREMPTTSSFGSFDLLSSRYLRDLPMDDLFLDIDTSVFERDPSLLGIAASSWPLSCTADGPPAYPSSCNWLPFASSQNGKELNELDNIMEILVGS from the coding sequence ATGTACCCTACTTTGAACAACTTTGTCCGTATAATGCAAGttgtaagttttttgttttgtttttttttaattcaagataGTTATGAATCCCATATGCTTATTATTTTGCAGATAGTAATGTTGCTGCGTGGAGTTAAGCGCAAACTTCATGCTGGAGAGGATGCCCTGGCATCCCCCGAGCTGGATGGCTATGCCCACCTGCGCCAGTCCCTGCTGGATCTCTCGCTGGATAAATTTCACCAGGGCTGTCTTCTGGCGGAGCCCAGCCTGCGGCGGCATGTCCTAATCACCAACACCTTGCGTGTGATCCAGGAAGATATCCAGCGGGCCAGCAGCCCTTCCTCCTCCCCGCTGGAATTGCTGCCTGTGGCTCCTAGCCTTCCTGCTGCCTCGCCAGCCCAAGCTGCTACACCGGCCTTGGGAAACCACCCTGCCCCTACCCCTGCTGAACTGGACAATATGCTCTTCCCTTCGGAAGAAGATTTTTCCTTGTCTGCCTCCATCTCCACCATCCTTAAGGAGCTGGAAGTGGCCCTAGATGGAGGCTCATCTCCAAGCACCCCTGCAGACTCGTCCTGCCAGGCTGAGAATCAGGATGTAGAAGCAAAGCAAGAGTTGACGTTGGAAATGCACGTGCCAGTGGAGGAGGAGTTATCTCTTGAGGCAGGTTTTTCCCAGCATGCTATTGGAGACCCCAGCCATGCTGTAGAGTCCAAGGATTTAGAGATAATCAATCAACTCCTCCTTGATGCAAATGTCTCTCCAGGTGCCACAGAGAATGAGGAACCCCAGCAGGGAGCTGCCATAGCACAGCAAGTACCCGAGAGGGAAATGCCGACAACCTCTTCCTTTGGCAGCTTCGACCTCCTGAGCTCTAGATACCTCAGAGATCTGCCTATGGATGACCTGTTCCTGGATATTGACACATCTGTTTTTGAGAGGGATCCCTCCCTGCTGGGGATAGCAGCAAGTAGCTGGCCACTCTCCTGTACTGCTGATGGCCCACCGGCTTACCCATCTTCGTGCAACTGGCTGCCATTTGCCTCCAGCCAGAATGGAAAGGAGCTGAATGAACTGGACAACATCATGGAGATTCTGGTCGGGTCCTGA